Within the Pseudomonas putida genome, the region CGGGCATGATCGGGAAGGCCTTGAGCGCCTGCTCATAAACGCCCTGGGCCTGGGCATGCTGGCCACGCTTGTGCATCAGGCTGCCCAATGCCGCATACACCCACGGCTGCGGACGGCTGGCGAGAATGCCCTTGAGGAATTTTTCCAGCTCGTCGAAGCGGTTCAGATCGCGCAAAGCATCAGCCCGGTAACGCAGGCACAGGGGCGCGAAACGCGGGTCCTTCTTGCACAACTCGGCGCACGCTGCCAGCACTTCGGCCGGGCGGCCACGGTCCAGGGCCTGCAGGATCGGCTTGAGCAAGGTCTTGCGCTGCGTCAGCTTGTCCAGGCGCTGAGCCAGGCCTACCCGGTTGAACGGTTTGGTCAGGTAGGCATCGGGCTCGTGCTCCAGGGCGCTGAGCACGATGGCCTGGCTACTCTCGGCGGTCACCATGATGAACACGCACTCATGGCTGATCAGCTTGTCGAGGATCATGTCCTCCAGCACTTGCTGGCCGTTCTTCTTGCCATCCCCAAGGTGGAAATCCTGAAGAATGTAGTCATAGCGCTTTTGCCCGCACATGCGCAGGGCCTGCTCACCGCTGTCGGCAGTGTCGACGTCACGCACGCCCAGCTCGCGCAGCATGGAGCGCGTCGACGTGCGAAAGTCGGTGAAGTCATCGACGATCAGAAAGCTCTTTTGCCCGTACTGCAGCATCAACACGACCTGTATTGGATGATGGGAGGGTGGCGTGCGGCGATGCATACCGCCGAAACGTGTATCGGCAGGCAGGCGCAAAAGATGAGGGCAGGCCGTGCAGCAGCCAGAGGCTGGCCTGGGCGGTCGTTTATCCGGCCAGGCTGTCAACGGCCGGCGTCAGGCCAGCAGGCCCAACGACTTGGCCCGTGCCACCGCCTGGGTACGCCGCTCTACCCCGAGTTTGCTGTTGATATGGCTGGCGTGGGTCTTGACCGTGTGCAAGGAGATGAACAGGCGCTCGCTGATCTGCTGGTTCGAGCAGCCTTGGGCGATCAACTCCAGCACTGCCAGCTCACGACCACTCAGCGCCTCGCACGTGCCGCTACTCGGCGCCGCCAGCTCGGGCAGACGAGCCAGCAGCTCCACCTGAACCTTGCAGGCGGGCCGTGCGAGCAGTTGCTCGCGAAGCCACAGCGGATGCTGCTCGATCAACCACTGAAACGGCTGCATCACCCCGCCTTGGGCTGCTGCCAGGGCCACGGGCAAACGCTCGGCAGCCTGCGCCTCGGCCCCCTGCTCCAACGACAAGGCGATCCATTGGCACAGCGCGCTGAGGGTCAGCATCATGCCGCCGCTGACCTGCCCGCGCTCGACCAGGCCGCGCAGGCGCCCAGCGGCATCCTCACTGCGGCCTTGGATGCGTTCGAGCAAGGCCTGCTGCAGCTCGATGTGCAGCGGTAACAACGGGTGGAACTCCGGCGCCGCCGCCGGCTGTTCGCCACCGTACGTCTGGCCCAGGCGCAGCAGCCAGGACTCGGCCAGGTCGATACGCCCCTGCGCCAGCCACAACTCGCACTTCACCAGCGTGATCATGGCCAGGTAGAAGATCGGCGGCACATCCCAGATATGCATCAGCCTCTCGGCTTCGGCCAACTCGGCGAAGGCGTCGGCGTAGCGCCCTTCACGGCCGTCGAGGGTTGCGATCACGCAGTGGCCTATCAGCACGCTGATGTCGCGGCAGGCGCGCGCCTCGCCCAGCCCCGCACGCAAGCGCGCACGCCCTTGCGCAGGTTGCAGGCGCGTCACCAGCAGGTAACCCTCGTACAACGTCAGCCGCGCGCGCACGGCATACAGCCGCTGCGCCGAGAGGCCCTGAAGGCGTTGCAGCCCTTGCCGTACTTCATCCAGCGCGCGCAGTGCCTCGCCCCTGGCATGCAGCACCCGGGCACGGTCATAGTGCGCCAAGGCTTCGAACAAAGGGTTGCCAACCCGCTGGGCCAGCTCCAGCGCCTCGCGGTTCCAACCACGCGCTCGCCAGAAGTCGCCATCGGCAATGGCCAGGTTGGACAGCGTCGACAGGCACACCAGACGCTGCCCGTAACGTTTGCAAGGCAGGCTTTGCAGCGCCTCACCACAATAGGCCAGGGTGCGTTCGCGATCACCGCGGCCACGTGCGATCACCCCGCTCAAGGCCAGCCACTGGGCCAGCATGGAGCGTTGCGCGGTGGCTGAAGGCGCTGGCAAAAAGCGGCTGAGGTAGCTTGCCAGCTCTTCGGCGGCGTCCAACTGGCACGCCAGGCCCAGCGCCCAGCTGTACAGCACGATCAGCCGGGGCGTACTGATCAGCAGGCTGTCGGGCAAGTCCATCTTCCAGCGCAGCAGCATGCCGACGTTCTGCTCGGCCAGCAGTTGCTCCTCCGACAGGCTCTGCACCAGGTCAGCGGCAACGTCCAGATGGCCAGCCCGCAGGGCTTGCTCCACCGCTTCGTCAAGCAGCCCCTGAGCCTGGAACCAACGGCAGGCACGCAGGTGCAGGTGCGCCTGCGGTTCGTTGGACTGGCGGCTGCGTAACAGGTCGGAGAACAGGTGATGGTAGCGATACCAGAGGCCATGCTCGTCCAGCGGCACCAGAAAAACCTGGTGCGCCTGCAGGTAATGCAGGATGGCCGCGCTGTCGTCGCGCTCGCGCAGGGCATCGCACAACGCCGCGCAAAAGCGCTCCTGGCACGCCGTGTCGAACAGAAACGCCTGCACGTCTTCCGGCAGGATTTCGATGACTTCTTCCAGCAGATAATCGCGGATCAGCCCTTCGCCGCCGTGCAGAGCCTGGGGCAGCGCATGCTCGTCGCCGGACTCGCTGGCTGCCAGTTGCCAGAACCGCAATCCGGCAACCCAGCCGTCGCTGCGCTGGATCAGGTTGTCCAAGGCCTGGCCGCGCAGGCCTGTAGGCTGGCGACCGATAACGGCCAGGGCCTCGTCGGGCGTCAGGCGCAGCTCCTGCTCGTTGATCTCGACCAATTGCCGCGAGAGCCGCAGCCGCGCCAGGTGCCAGTCTGGCCGCTGGCGGCTGGTGACCAGTAATACCAGGCCACCTGGCAAGTGGTTGAGAAAAAACTGCAGGCAGCGATCGAGCACTGGCCCTTGGGCCAGGTGATAGTCGTCCAGTACCAGCAGCAGCGGTGTGTCGGCGTGCAGGTACATCGCCAACTCGTCGAGCAGGCCGTCGATCCATTCCTCGAAGGCGAAGGGTTGGTGGCGCTGGCGCATTTTCAGCAGGCCCATGGCCTGGCCGCCCAACGCCGGGCAGTACTGCTGCAGGCCCTCTAGCAAGCGTTCGAGAAAACGGCCCGGGTCGGCATCGCGCTGGCTCAGCCCCAGCCAGAGACTGCGCCAATGGTCGGGCAGCGCCTCGCAGAATTCCATGGCCAAGGAGCTCTTGCCAAAGCCTGCTGGTGCATTGACCAGCAACAAACGGCCGCCGAGACCAGCCTGCAAGCGCTGGCACAGGCGCGCACGCGGCACGTGGCCGTGCGGCAGCGGCGGCCGGAAGAAACGCCCGTCCAGCAGGCCCACGGCCTGGCTGGCGACTCCATGCGTACGGGACAAATCAGTCATGGCCGGCTCGTTCTGATTGGAAGACTACGGCAGTACGGATTGTTCCGAGACTAGCGGGTAATGCGGAGCATTTGAAGATGATGGGCGCAAATGGCCCGTAAAAGACTACGACAAAAAAAGACGGGGCTGATTGACAGAGGGCTGGCGCCCGGTTTAGCGAGATATTCACCCGCTTTATGACTGCGCCGGCGACTCAATGGCGGGGCCGTAACAGAAACGCCCCGGCAAGCCGGGGCGTTCTGGGAGTATCACAAGGGGTGAAACACTAGCGGGTCAGCGAATACCCGACTGGCGCAGCGCAGCTGGCTGGAAATCTGCCTTGCTGGCGCTGAAGCCGAAGTCGTAGGCGCGCTTCTCCTCGTTCTTCATGCCCAAGGCCAGGTAACGGCCCGATTGCAGGTCGTAGATGGCCTCCAGGGTGTACCACGGTACCTGCACGTTGTAGTAATCCTGGGCGTGCGCCTCGGAAACCCGCCACAGCTGGCCGCGGCCGTCATACTGGTCGATCACCGCTGCCTGCCAGGTGTCCTCGTCGATATAGAAGTCGCGCTTGGCATAGATGTGGCGCTGGCCCGGCTTGAGCGTCGCGACCACATGCCAGACCCGGCGCAGCTCGTAACGGGTCAGGTCCTGATTGATGTGACCGGCCTTGAGGATGTCGGCGTACTTGAGCTTCGGATCGTCGAGCTTGTAAGCGTTGGAGGCGATGTACATCTCCTTCTTGCCTTCAAGCTTCCAGTCGTAGCGGTCTGGCGCACCGTTGTACATGTCCAGGTTGTCCGAGGTACGCAGGCCGTCGGCTGCGGTACCTGGCCCGTCATACGACACCTGCGGTGCCTGGCGCACGCGACGCTGGCCGGCGTTGTAGATCCAGGCCTTGCGTGGCTCTTTCACCTGGTCGAGGGTTTCGTGCACCAGCAGCACGGTACCGGCCAGGCGTGCCGGTGCGGTCACCTCCTGCTTGAAGTAGAAAAGGACGTTGCCCGGGTTGTTCGGATCGAAGTCCTTCATCTTGTCGCGAAAGACGAACTGGTCGGCGAAGTACACCAGGCTGTAGGAGCCGTTCTGCTGCGGCGTGGCCTGGGTTACCAAACGGCTGACGCTGCCGCCACGGTAGCGGGTGATGTGGTTCCAGATAACCTCGATGCCACTCTTGGGAATCGGGAATGGCACGGCGGTCTGGAAGTCGTTCAGGCCGTTGCCGCCTTCGACCAGCGTGGTCGCAGTGGCATTCTTCTTGATGGCGGCGAACACATCGTCAGGTACCGTGGAACCGCGGTGGGTCTTGTACACCGGGATCTTGAAGGTTTCCGGGTAGCGCTTGAACATTGCCACCTGGCCTGGCGACAGCTTGTCCTTGTACTGGTCAACGTTCTGCGCGGTGATGGTGAACAGCGGCTTGTCGCTGGCATAGGGGTCGGAAAGGAAACCCTTGGCATCGACGCTGCCTGCAGTCTTTGACAGCGGCTGCCACGGGCCGATGGAACCGTCGGCGTTACCGGCCTTTTCCGCGCCCATCGGGGTCAGGGTGCTGCCCAGCTTTGCCGCTTCATCGGCGGAAACCGCAGCCATGACGCTGGTTGCCAGCAGGGACAGGCCCAGTACACCGGCTTGCAGCAGACTTCTGGTCTTGTTCATGTCGTGTCGTCCTGGATCTGTGTGCTTAGAAGTTCACGCCGAAGCTGAGGGCGACGAAGTCGCGATCATCCACGGTGCTGTACTTGCCGTCGAAGAAATTGGTGTACGACAGGCTCGCGGTGTAGGTGTTCTGGTATTCGGCATCCAGGCCCAGGCTGACGGCCTTGCGACCTTCCTCGAAGTTGCCACCAGGGCCGGGCGAATAACCGGATACGTCATGCGACCAGGCCACGTTGGGCTTGAGGTTGACCCCGGCAAACACGTCGTTGTAATCCCAGATGACCCGGGCGCGGTAACCCCAAGAAGTGCTGGTGGTATAGCCGTCGTTTTCGCACTTGCGGTTCAGGTTGGCGGTCGAGGCACCAGCACCGGCGCCAGCGATGGTGCTAGCATTGAGCGCCTGGCAGGTGTCGGCGCCACCCGTGGCTGGCAGTGGACCAGGGCCGAACACAGGATCACGGCCGTAGCGGGTTTCGCGCGCGTTTTCCAGGCCACCGACATGGGTGACCCCCAGTTCGCCGACCACCGTCATGCGGCTGGCACCCATCACCTGGTCAAAGAAGTGCGTCAGGGTGGTCTGGAACTGAGTGATTTCTTTGCGGCGGTAACCGTTCAGGTCTTGCCCTGGCGTGCCAGTGAGCAGCGAGGCGTTGCTCAACGCGCCACCTATTGGACGCACCCCAGCGAACAGGATATCGGTAGTGTTCAGCTGCACTGGCGCATTCGGGCGGTAGCTGATCTCACCACTCCATGCGGTACCGGTGGGCAGCGTGGTGGAGAAGCTCAGGCCATACAGGCGGATGTCTTCAGGGTACTCGACGAAGTACTGGGAGTTACCCGCCACGATCAGCGGTGCCAGGGCACGCAGCTGCGCTGGCAGCGCGCTCAGGCCTGCGAACACCGATGGCGATGCACCGGTTGCACTGAAAATGGGCGCCCGACTGTGATAGTTCATGAAGTAGGCACCGAACTCGGTGTCCAGCGGATCGAACATGTAGCGTAGGGCGACACCGAACTGGCCGCTGTCGCGGGCGTCGCGGTCGGCGCCACGGGCCACCATCACCCCTTCCTCGTTAATGTTCACGCCACGGGTGGCAAGAAACTGCCGGGCGGCTGCAGGCACTGTGCGGCTGCTGTTGAGCACGCGCAGGTTGTCGGTGCAGCCATCAGCAATGATGTCGGGCTGCGAGAAGAAGGTACCGCAGTTATCTACGACGGTCTGGTCCCACTCGATCTGGTAGAAGGCTTCGGCCGAAAGGTTGTCGGTCAGGCTCTGCGAGATGTAGAACATGTTGACCGGGATCAGGCCTTCCTTGATCTCCGCACCAGGGCGGCGGAAGGCGGACACGTCGATCGGGTTGATCGAGTTGATACCACCGCCGATGAACGTGCTTTCACCCCAGCTCACCACCTGCTTGCCCAGACGCACCGAGCCGGGCTGATCACCGATCGAGTAGTTGTGGTAGACAAAGGCATCGAG harbors:
- a CDS encoding LuxR C-terminal-related transcriptional regulator, with the protein product MTDLSRTHGVASQAVGLLDGRFFRPPLPHGHVPRARLCQRLQAGLGGRLLLVNAPAGFGKSSLAMEFCEALPDHWRSLWLGLSQRDADPGRFLERLLEGLQQYCPALGGQAMGLLKMRQRHQPFAFEEWIDGLLDELAMYLHADTPLLLVLDDYHLAQGPVLDRCLQFFLNHLPGGLVLLVTSRQRPDWHLARLRLSRQLVEINEQELRLTPDEALAVIGRQPTGLRGQALDNLIQRSDGWVAGLRFWQLAASESGDEHALPQALHGGEGLIRDYLLEEVIEILPEDVQAFLFDTACQERFCAALCDALRERDDSAAILHYLQAHQVFLVPLDEHGLWYRYHHLFSDLLRSRQSNEPQAHLHLRACRWFQAQGLLDEAVEQALRAGHLDVAADLVQSLSEEQLLAEQNVGMLLRWKMDLPDSLLISTPRLIVLYSWALGLACQLDAAEELASYLSRFLPAPSATAQRSMLAQWLALSGVIARGRGDRERTLAYCGEALQSLPCKRYGQRLVCLSTLSNLAIADGDFWRARGWNREALELAQRVGNPLFEALAHYDRARVLHARGEALRALDEVRQGLQRLQGLSAQRLYAVRARLTLYEGYLLVTRLQPAQGRARLRAGLGEARACRDISVLIGHCVIATLDGREGRYADAFAELAEAERLMHIWDVPPIFYLAMITLVKCELWLAQGRIDLAESWLLRLGQTYGGEQPAAAPEFHPLLPLHIELQQALLERIQGRSEDAAGRLRGLVERGQVSGGMMLTLSALCQWIALSLEQGAEAQAAERLPVALAAAQGGVMQPFQWLIEQHPLWLREQLLARPACKVQVELLARLPELAAPSSGTCEALSGRELAVLELIAQGCSNQQISERLFISLHTVKTHASHINSKLGVERRTQAVARAKSLGLLA
- a CDS encoding DUF1329 domain-containing protein; translation: MNKTRSLLQAGVLGLSLLATSVMAAVSADEAAKLGSTLTPMGAEKAGNADGSIGPWQPLSKTAGSVDAKGFLSDPYASDKPLFTITAQNVDQYKDKLSPGQVAMFKRYPETFKIPVYKTHRGSTVPDDVFAAIKKNATATTLVEGGNGLNDFQTAVPFPIPKSGIEVIWNHITRYRGGSVSRLVTQATPQQNGSYSLVYFADQFVFRDKMKDFDPNNPGNVLFYFKQEVTAPARLAGTVLLVHETLDQVKEPRKAWIYNAGQRRVRQAPQVSYDGPGTAADGLRTSDNLDMYNGAPDRYDWKLEGKKEMYIASNAYKLDDPKLKYADILKAGHINQDLTRYELRRVWHVVATLKPGQRHIYAKRDFYIDEDTWQAAVIDQYDGRGQLWRVSEAHAQDYYNVQVPWYTLEAIYDLQSGRYLALGMKNEEKRAYDFGFSASKADFQPAALRQSGIR
- a CDS encoding DUF1302 domain-containing protein, with protein sequence MTSAYPFWRRAKLPLAVSLASTLASPAFAVSFNIGEIEGQFDSSLSVGASWSTANPNSNLIGVNNGGKGLSQTSDDGHLNFKKGETFSKIFKGIHDLELKYGDTGIFVRGKYWYDFELKDENREFKDISDSNRKEGAKSSGSQLLDAFVYHNYSIGDQPGSVRLGKQVVSWGESTFIGGGINSINPIDVSAFRRPGAEIKEGLIPVNMFYISQSLTDNLSAEAFYQIEWDQTVVDNCGTFFSQPDIIADGCTDNLRVLNSSRTVPAAARQFLATRGVNINEEGVMVARGADRDARDSGQFGVALRYMFDPLDTEFGAYFMNYHSRAPIFSATGASPSVFAGLSALPAQLRALAPLIVAGNSQYFVEYPEDIRLYGLSFSTTLPTGTAWSGEISYRPNAPVQLNTTDILFAGVRPIGGALSNASLLTGTPGQDLNGYRRKEITQFQTTLTHFFDQVMGASRMTVVGELGVTHVGGLENARETRYGRDPVFGPGPLPATGGADTCQALNASTIAGAGAGASTANLNRKCENDGYTTSTSWGYRARVIWDYNDVFAGVNLKPNVAWSHDVSGYSPGPGGNFEEGRKAVSLGLDAEYQNTYTASLSYTNFFDGKYSTVDDRDFVALSFGVNF